The proteins below come from a single Drosophila kikkawai strain 14028-0561.14 chromosome 3R, DkikHiC1v2, whole genome shotgun sequence genomic window:
- the Paip2 gene encoding polyadenylate-binding protein-interacting protein 2, with translation MLLKVPSVDWTDQIIYVVDDDESLSDFDDEPDFSEYMWMENEEEFDKNELQRLEEEEIMQECFEAMIEDELEEQINEWEKAKTEEQNTALSALPKSQCNVEKSVLNPMADEFIPRSHIMEFPAS, from the exons atgttgttaaaagTGCCATCTGTGGACTGGACGGATCAAATCATCTACGTGGTGGACGACGACGAGTCGCTGTCAGATTTCGACGATGAGCCAGATTTCTCGGAATACATGTGGATGGAGAACGAGGAGGAGTTTGACAAGAAT GAGCTGCAGCGGCTGGAAGAGGAGGAGATCATGCAGGAGTGTTTCGAGGCCATGATCGAGGATGAGCTGGAAGAACAGATCAACGAATGGGAGAAGGCCAA AACGGAAGAACAGAACACAGCTCTTTCCGCACTGCCCAAAAGTCAGTGTAATGTGGAAAAGTCTGTTCTGAACCCCATGGCCGATGAGTTTATTCCACGAAGTCATATTATGGAGTTCCCTGCCTCATAA